One Heptranchias perlo isolate sHepPer1 chromosome 39, sHepPer1.hap1, whole genome shotgun sequence DNA segment encodes these proteins:
- the LOC137304983 gene encoding polypeptide N-acetylgalactosaminyltransferase 3-like, whose product MVLLGKILSLRKLAMALPAFVLALLLAHRLFNAADVARSEKEPETDYVSRAPLFPPTAPLRKPSAVDRRCPPGYYSGVELGPAAARGLGDPAAPGASGKALVLDNLSFEEATERSAGFQKHRFNAFASDRISLHRDLGPDTRAPECVRQMFKRCPPLPTTSVIIAFHNEAWSTLLRTVHSVLYTVPALALREVILVDDASTEDYLKERLDGYVESLAMVKVIRRLERKGLVSARLLGSSAATGEVLAFLDSHCECFEGWLEPLLDRIVKLERVVVSPQIMSIDLHTFEVEKPSPYDRNHSRGSFDWSLSFGWEALPTYESEARKDETFPFRTPTIAGGLFAVSKAYFEYIGTYDTQMEIWGGENLELSFRVWQCGGQLEIVPCSVVGHVFRSDTPHTFPDGPRVVYRNLVRLAEVWMDGYKDIFYRRIQEAAEIAQKGMFGDISERKQIRERLQCKNFTWYLKNIYPELYIPDFHPTMYRALVNRGTRLCLSIGLAGGSALMYPCHRLEERQYFEHTSRGEILSKARHRLCLQAGIVTVVLVKCETYGWAGNMPAVQRFEIKPVSGRFLAGGQRPQAI is encoded by the exons ATGGTCTTGCTGGGAAAAATACTATCCCTTCGGAAGCTCGCGATGGCCTTGCCCGCctttgtcctcgccctgctcctgGCGCATCGCCTGTTCAACGCAGCCGACGTGGCGCGGTCGGAGAAAGAGCCCGAGACGGATTACGTGTCCAGGGCGCCGCTGTTTCCCCCCACGGCTCCCCTCAGGAAGCCGTCCGCCGTCGACCGGCGCTGCCCGCCCGGCTACTACTCCGGCGTGGAGCTGGGGCCGGCCGCGGCGCGAGGCCTCGGGGACCCGGCCGCGCCTGGAGCCTCGGGCAAGGCGTTGGTGCTCGACAACCTCAGCTTCGAGGAGGCGACCGAGAGGTCTGCTGGCTTCCAGAAGCATCGTTTCAATGCCTTCGCCAGCGACAGGATCTCGTTACACCGCGATCTGGGACCCGACACCAGAGCTCCAGA GTGTGTCCGCCAGATGTTTAAGCGTTGCCCGCCCCTGCCGACTACCAGCGTGATCATCGCGTTCCACAACGAGGCCTGGTCGACCCTGCTGCGCACCGTGCATAGCGTTCTGTACACGGTCCCCGCCCTCGCCCTGAGAGAGGTCATTCTTGTGGACGACGCGAGTACAGAAG ACTATTTGAAGGAGCGGCTGGACGGTTACGTCGAGAGTCTCGCCATGGTAAAGGTGATCAGACGGCTGGAGAGGAAAGGGTTAGTGTCTGCCAGGTTGCTGGGGAGCTCCGCGGCAACAGGAGAGGTCCTGGCCTTCCTCGACTCACACT GTGAATGTTTTGAGGGCTGGTTGGAGCCCCTGCTGGACAGGATAGTGAAActggagagggtggtggtgagcccacAGATCATGTCCATCGACCTGCACACCTTCGAGGTGGAAAAACCCTCTCCGTACGACCGCAACCACTCACGTGGTAGCTTCGACTGGTCGCTGTCCTTTGGATGGGAGGCATTGCCCACTTACGAGAGCGAAGCAAGGAAAGACGAAACCTTCCCGTTCAG gacTCCAACGATCGCTGGAGGACTTTTTGCTGTCTCCAAGGCCTACTTTGAATATATTGGGACCTACGATACCCAGATGGAGATATGGGGTGGAGAGAACTTAGAGCTGTCCTTCCGG GTCTGGCAGTGCGGAGGGCAGCTTGAGATCGTGCCCTGCTCGGTGGTGGGGCACGTGTTCCGCAGCGATACCCCGCACACCTTCCCAGATGGGCCGCGAGTCGTGTATCGTAACCTGGTGCGACTGGCCGAGGTGTGGATGGACGGGTACAAGGACATCTTTTACAGGCGGATCCAGGAAGCGGCAGAGATCGCGCAGAAG gGTATGTTCGGTGACATTTCTGAGAGGAAGCAGATTAGAGAAAGGTTACAGTGTAAGAATTTCACCTGGTACCTCAAAAACATCTACCCAGAGCTGTACATACCAGACTTTCACCCGACCATGTACAGAGCA CTGGTGAACAGAGGGACCCGGCTCTGCCTGAGCATTGGACTGGCCGGAGGGTCTGCGTTAATGTATCCCTGCCACAGACTTGAGGAGCGTCAG TATTTTGAGCACACGTCCCGTGGTGAGATCCTCAGCAAGGCGCGCCACCGCCTTTGCCTGCAGGCCGGGATTGTGACCGTGGTGCTGGTCAAATGTGAGACCTACGGATGGGCCGGCAACATGCCTGCGGTGCAGAGGTTCGAGATCAAACCGGTAAGTGGGCGCTTTCTGGCAGGCGGGCAGCGGCcgcaggccatttaa